In a single window of the Anguilla rostrata isolate EN2019 chromosome 4, ASM1855537v3, whole genome shotgun sequence genome:
- the LOC135254203 gene encoding tripartite motif-containing protein 16-like isoform X33, which translates to MAEGGGLLDQEKFSCAICLDLLKDPVAIHCGHSFCMGCIKGCWDQDDHTGVYSCPQCRETFTPRPVLRKNTMLAEVVGKLKKTGLQTAPPAHCYAGPGDVPCDVCTGRKLKAVKSCLVCLATYCETHLQPHYESPAFKKHKLVEATGNLQEKICSHHDKLLEVYCRTDQQCICYLCTMDDHRGHDTVSAAAERTEKQKQLGATQSKLQQRIQEREKELQDLRQAVQSIKCSAQAAVEDSERIFTELIRSIERRRSEVKELIRDQEKAEVSRAERLLERLEQEIVELRRRDAELEQLSHTEDHIHFLQSCQSLCAPPGPEDFPSITVSPLVSFEAVRKSVSELKERLEDFCQAELAKISMTVRKKAVEDVQIQEPRTREDFLQYSCRLKLDPNTAYNYLRLSEGNREVTYVEEIQSYPAHPERFERRAQVLCREGLSGRCYWEVEWSGEDEVSIAVSYKEISRKGGSDDRTLGYNRNSWSMRCSPTGYSFCYNRKITEIFGPPSSRIGVYLDHGAGTLSFYSVSDTMTLLHRVQTTFTQPLYSGFAVDVESSVKLCNLG; encoded by the exons atggctgaaggtgGAGGTTTACTGGATCAGGAAAAATTCAGCTGTGCGATCTGCCTGGATCTACTGAAGGATCCGGTAGCTATTCACTGTGGACACAGTTTCTGTATGGGCTGTATTAAGGGCTGCTGGGATCAGGATGATCATACTGGTGTCTACAGTTGTCCCCAATGCAGAGAGACCTTCACCCCAAGGcctgttttaagaaaaaacaccatGCTGGCTGAAGTGGTGGGGAAACTGAAGAAGACAGGACTCCaaactgctcctcctgctcactgttATGCTGGACCTGGAGATGTGCCATGTGATGTCTGCACTGGGAGAAAGCTGAAAGCCGTCAAGTCCTGTCTGGTGTGTCTGGCCACTTACTGTGAAACTCACCTCCAGCCTCACTATGAATCTCCTGCCTTTAAGAAGCACAAACTGGTGGAAGCCACTGGAAACCTTCAGGAGAAGATCTGCTCTCATCATGACAAACTGCTGGAGGTTTACTGTCGTACTGATCAGCAGTGTATCTGTTATCTGTGTACGATGGATGACCACAGAGGCCATGATACagtctcagctgcagcagaaaggaCTGAGAAACAG AAGCAGCTGGGGGCGACACAGAGTAAATTGCAGCAGAgaatccaggagagagagaaggagctgcaggatctgagacaggctgtgcagtcAATCAAG tgctctgcacaggcagcagtggaggacagCGAGAGGATCTTTACTGAGCTGATCCGCTCCATTGAGAGAAGGCGCTCTGAGGTGAAAGAGCTGATCAGAGATCAGGAGAAGGCTGAAGTGAGTCGGGCTGAAAGACTCCTGGAGCGACTGGAGCAGGAGATTGttgagctgaggaggagagatgctgagctggagcagctttcacacacagaggatcacaTCCATTTCCTCCAG agctgtcagtctctctgtgcccctcctgGACCTGAAGACTTTCCCAGCATCACTGTCAGTCCACTCGTCTCTTTTGAGGCTGTGAGGAAATCTGTCTCTGAACTGAAAGAGCGACTGGAGGACTTCTGTCAGGCAGAATTAGCGAAGATTTCTATGACAG tgaggaaaaaagcag TGGAAGACGTCCAAATTCAAGAGCCCAGGACCAGAGAGGACTTCTTACAAT ATTCCTGTCGGCTCAAACTGGACCCCAACACAGCATATAATTACCTccgtctgtctgaggggaacagagaggtgaCTTATGTGGAAGAGATCCAGTCATATCCTgctcatccagagagatttgagcgCCGGGCccaagtgctgtgcagagagggtctgtctggacgctgttactgggaggttGAGTGGAGTGGGGAAGATGAGGTTTCTATAGCAGTGTCATATAAAgagatcagcaggaaaggaggcAGTGATGACCGCACTCTGGGATATAATAGGAATTCCTGGAGTATGCGCTGCAGTCCCACAGGTTACTCTTTCTGTTACAAtaggaaaataactgaaatctttggtcccccctcctccagaatAGGAGTGTACCTGGATCACGGGGCAggaactctgtccttctacagcgtctctgacacaatgaccctcctgcacagagtccagaccacattcactcagCCCCTCTATTCTGGGTTTGCGGTTGATGTTGAATCCTCTGTAAAACTGTGTAATCTGGGATGA
- the LOC135254203 gene encoding tripartite motif-containing protein 16-like isoform X14, whose amino-acid sequence MAEGGGLLDQEKFSCAICLDLLKDPVAIHCGHSFCMGCIKGCWDQDDHTGVYSCPQCRETFTPRPVLRKNTMLAEVVGKLKKTGLQTAPPAHCYAGPGDVPCDVCTGRKLKAVKSCLVCLATYCETHLQPHYESPAFKKHKLVEATGNLQEKICSHHDKLLEVYCRTDQQCICYLCTMDDHRGHDTVSAAAERTEKQKQLGATQSKLQQRIQEREKELQDLRQAVQSIKCSAQAAVEDSERIFTELIRSIERRRSEVKELIRDQEKAEVSRAERLLERLEQEIVELRRRDAELEQLSHTEDHIHFLQSCQSLCAPPGPEDFPSITVSPLVSFEAVRKSVSELKERLEDFCQAELAKISMTVEDVQILEPRTREDFLQYSCRLKLDPNTAYNYLRLSEGNREVTYVEEIQSYPAHPERFERRAQVLCREGLSGRCYWEVEWSGEDEVSIAVSYKEISRKGGSDDRTLGYNRNSWSMRCSPTGYSFCYNRKITEIFGPPSSRIGVYLDHGAGTLSFYSVSDTMTLLHRVQTTFTQPLYSGFAVDVESSVKLCNLG is encoded by the exons atggctgaaggtgGAGGTTTACTGGATCAGGAAAAATTCAGCTGTGCGATCTGCCTGGATCTACTGAAGGATCCGGTAGCTATTCACTGTGGACACAGTTTCTGTATGGGCTGTATTAAGGGCTGCTGGGATCAGGATGATCATACTGGTGTCTACAGTTGTCCCCAATGCAGAGAGACCTTCACCCCAAGGcctgttttaagaaaaaacaccatGCTGGCTGAAGTGGTGGGGAAACTGAAGAAGACAGGACTCCaaactgctcctcctgctcactgttATGCTGGACCTGGAGATGTGCCATGTGATGTCTGCACTGGGAGAAAGCTGAAAGCCGTCAAGTCCTGTCTGGTGTGTCTGGCCACTTACTGTGAAACTCACCTCCAGCCTCACTATGAATCTCCTGCCTTTAAGAAGCACAAACTGGTGGAAGCCACTGGAAACCTTCAGGAGAAGATCTGCTCTCATCATGACAAACTGCTGGAGGTTTACTGTCGTACTGATCAGCAGTGTATCTGTTATCTGTGTACGATGGATGACCACAGAGGCCATGATACagtctcagctgcagcagaaaggaCTGAGAAACAG AAGCAGCTGGGGGCGACACAGAGTAAATTGCAGCAGAgaatccaggagagagagaaggagctgcaggatctgagacaggctgtgcagtcAATCAAG tgctctgcacaggcagcagtggaggacagCGAGAGGATCTTTACTGAGCTGATCCGCTCCATTGAGAGAAGGCGCTCTGAGGTGAAAGAGCTGATCAGAGATCAGGAGAAGGCTGAAGTGAGTCGGGCTGAAAGACTCCTGGAGCGACTGGAGCAGGAGATTGttgagctgaggaggagagatgctgagctggagcagctttcacacacagaggatcacaTCCATTTCCTCCAG agctgtcagtctctctgtgcccctcctgGACCTGAAGACTTTCCCAGCATCACTGTCAGTCCACTCGTCTCTTTTGAGGCTGTGAGGAAATCTGTCTCTGAACTGAAAGAGCGACTGGAGGACTTCTGTCAGGCAGAATTAGCGAAGATTTCTATGACAG TGGAAGACGTCCAAATTCTAGAGCCCAGGACCAGAGAGGACTTCTTACAAT ATTCCTGTCGGCTCAAACTGGACCCCAACACAGCATATAATTACCTccgtctgtctgaggggaacagagaggtgaCTTATGTGGAAGAGATCCAGTCATATCCTgctcatccagagagatttgagcgCCGGGCccaagtgctgtgcagagagggtctgtctggacgctgttactgggaggttGAGTGGAGTGGGGAAGATGAGGTTTCTATAGCAGTGTCATATAAAgagatcagcaggaaaggaggcAGTGATGACCGCACTCTGGGATATAATAGGAATTCCTGGAGTATGCGCTGCAGTCCCACAGGTTACTCTTTCTGTTACAAtaggaaaataactgaaatctttggtcccccctcctccagaatAGGAGTGTACCTGGATCACGGGGCAggaactctgtccttctacagcgtctctgacacaatgaccctcctgcacagagtccagaccacattcactcagCCCCTCTATTCTGGGTTTGCGGTTGATGTTGAATCCTCTGTAAAACTGTGTAATCTGGGATGA